From a region of the Prevotella melaninogenica genome:
- a CDS encoding mannose-1-phosphate guanylyltransferase: MTTKQNNYCVILAGGKGRRLWPCSRDKYPKQFIDFFGVGRTQLQQTFDRFANILPKENIYINTSCDYLDLVREQLPEMAADHIMAEPIHRNTAPSVAWAVHRIMMFDPKANIIISPSDHNIINDDAFFRNIKEGLSFVEKNDAILTMGVSPTRPEPGYGYIQKGVYTGNGDIYKVQAFTEKPDREFAQMFMDSKEWCWNTGLFLSNVNYLRQCLYGFLPSVLREGEMSSKITTIEDEEAFIHDNFPRYPNISLDYGILEKSENVYVMRCDFGWADLGTWHGVYESLSKREGDNVVIDSDVILEDAANNIIKLSKGKLGVINGLDGYIIAEKDNVLLICKKEDSSALVRKYVNEVQIKKGDEFV; encoded by the coding sequence ATGACTACGAAACAGAACAACTATTGCGTAATTCTTGCCGGTGGCAAGGGACGAAGACTATGGCCCTGCAGTAGAGATAAGTATCCAAAGCAATTCATAGACTTCTTTGGTGTGGGTCGTACTCAGCTTCAACAAACATTTGACCGCTTTGCAAATATTCTTCCAAAAGAGAACATTTATATTAATACCAGCTGCGATTATCTTGACCTTGTCAGAGAGCAGTTGCCTGAAATGGCAGCTGATCATATCATGGCTGAACCAATCCACAGAAACACTGCACCAAGTGTTGCATGGGCAGTGCATCGTATTATGATGTTCGACCCTAAAGCTAACATTATAATATCTCCTTCTGATCATAACATTATTAATGATGATGCTTTCTTCCGTAATATCAAAGAGGGATTATCGTTCGTTGAGAAGAATGATGCTATACTGACTATGGGAGTTAGCCCTACCCGACCAGAACCAGGATACGGATATATACAAAAGGGTGTCTACACTGGTAATGGCGATATATATAAGGTGCAAGCCTTTACTGAAAAGCCTGACCGAGAATTTGCACAAATGTTCATGGATAGTAAGGAGTGGTGTTGGAATACAGGACTCTTCCTCTCTAACGTCAATTACCTTCGTCAATGCCTCTATGGCTTCCTCCCTTCTGTTTTGCGTGAAGGTGAAATGAGCAGTAAGATAACAACGATAGAGGATGAAGAGGCTTTCATACATGATAATTTCCCACGCTATCCAAACATTTCATTAGATTATGGCATCTTAGAGAAGTCGGAGAATGTTTATGTGATGAGGTGCGACTTTGGATGGGCAGACCTTGGAACATGGCATGGAGTCTATGAGTCACTAAGCAAGCGAGAAGGCGACAATGTTGTCATTGACTCGGATGTTATCCTTGAAGATGCTGCCAATAATATCATAAAGCTTTCTAAAGGCAAATTAGGTGTTATCAACGGACTCGATGGCTATATCATTGCAGAAAAGGACAATGTATTACTTATCTGTAAGAAAGAAGACTCTTCTGCATTGGTAAGGAAATATGTGAATGAAGTACAGATAAAGAAGGGGGATGAGTTTGTATAA
- a CDS encoding phosphotransferase: protein MKRCDLHIHTVPSVSDRVFTYDKDILLDYVAKTELDVIAITNHNLFDYTQFQEIKDALPQIVVLPGIEVDLENGHILVIANNDDGTLFDFNAKCEEVKNLIKTKDDDIPYDTFIRIFGDLSKYLLIPHYEKEPKIHKDTIEKLGRNIIAGEVSSVKKFIYMEKEGTELTPVYFSDFRIEKGVTPDKYPVSHTFFDIDQVNVNALKLCLMDKKKVSLTSKKGIKLFQIFPNGQMLSTGLNIMLGKRSTGKTHTLNDIASRFEGKAKYIKQFELLNTSRNDSEQFENDLKVRQENSAEDYLREFGVIVTDILKTCSADEDEMKLQKYLEAVMSSAQQSNINDVFSNSKLFNESDFKEHSNDETKKLINATLTLLESQLYKLLVNRYLPETSLKSLLRELIEQCRKEKVSNLYSKEVNNMINMVKESLQLKSAAPRIPNIDLYQYFINKNKREVFSKVAIAIKKSRTISTEKAGHFTISVSVRSFTNATDLKTVGLKQVSLTNAFAKYGNPVQYLDELKAAGVESDRIYKLFAAIDYRILNSSGLPVSGGERSEFNFLQKIKDAILCDILIIDEPESSFDNLFLKSEVNKFIKEMAENMPVIISTHNNTIGGSIKPDYILYTEKKIEANGANFNIYSGYPTARILKDVKGNTIENYEITLNSLEAGEHAYSERKDIYETLKN from the coding sequence ATGAAAAGATGTGATCTGCATATTCATACAGTACCTTCTGTATCAGATAGAGTGTTTACGTACGATAAGGACATTTTGTTGGATTATGTTGCAAAGACAGAATTGGATGTAATTGCTATCACAAATCACAACTTATTTGACTATACACAGTTCCAAGAGATAAAGGATGCATTGCCTCAAATAGTCGTCTTACCGGGTATTGAAGTTGATTTGGAAAATGGACATATTCTTGTCATAGCGAATAACGATGACGGAACGCTGTTTGATTTTAATGCAAAATGTGAAGAAGTAAAAAATCTAATAAAAACTAAGGATGATGATATTCCTTATGATACATTTATTAGAATATTTGGTGACTTGAGTAAATATTTGCTTATACCACATTATGAAAAAGAACCAAAAATCCATAAAGATACCATCGAAAAATTGGGAAGAAACATAATAGCAGGTGAAGTGTCGAGCGTTAAGAAGTTTATCTATATGGAGAAAGAGGGTACAGAGCTTACACCTGTCTATTTCAGTGATTTTAGAATAGAAAAAGGTGTTACACCTGATAAGTATCCTGTCAGCCATACATTTTTTGATATTGATCAGGTGAATGTCAATGCACTGAAACTCTGCCTAATGGATAAGAAAAAGGTTTCACTAACTTCAAAAAAAGGAATTAAACTTTTTCAGATATTCCCAAATGGACAGATGTTGTCAACAGGACTTAATATTATGCTTGGGAAACGTTCTACAGGTAAAACTCATACCTTGAATGATATTGCCAGTCGTTTTGAAGGAAAGGCTAAATACATTAAACAATTTGAACTGCTCAATACCAGTAGGAATGATTCTGAGCAGTTTGAAAATGATTTAAAAGTAAGACAAGAAAATTCTGCAGAAGATTACTTGCGCGAGTTTGGCGTTATAGTAACAGATATATTGAAAACATGTTCAGCAGATGAGGATGAGATGAAGTTGCAGAAGTACCTTGAAGCGGTTATGTCTTCAGCGCAGCAGAGCAATATAAACGATGTTTTCTCAAATTCAAAACTGTTTAATGAAAGCGACTTCAAAGAGCATAGTAATGATGAGACTAAAAAACTTATCAATGCGACACTGACTTTATTAGAATCACAGCTTTATAAATTGCTTGTCAATAGATATTTGCCCGAAACTTCACTGAAGTCTCTCTTAAGAGAGTTGATAGAACAATGCCGAAAGGAAAAAGTTAGCAACTTGTACTCCAAAGAAGTTAATAACATGATCAATATGGTAAAGGAGTCGTTACAATTAAAATCTGCTGCACCTCGTATTCCAAATATAGACTTATACCAGTACTTCATCAATAAGAATAAGCGTGAAGTTTTTTCCAAAGTAGCTATAGCAATAAAGAAAAGCAGAACTATTAGCACAGAAAAGGCTGGACATTTTACAATCAGTGTGTCCGTACGCTCATTTACGAATGCCACAGATTTGAAAACTGTTGGATTAAAACAAGTGTCGCTTACCAACGCATTTGCGAAGTATGGAAACCCTGTTCAGTATTTAGATGAATTAAAAGCGGCAGGTGTTGAGAGTGACCGTATTTATAAGTTGTTTGCAGCCATAGATTACAGGATACTTAATTCTTCAGGCTTGCCCGTATCCGGTGGAGAACGTTCGGAATTTAACTTTTTACAGAAAATTAAAGATGCTATTTTATGTGATATTCTCATTATTGATGAGCCAGAGTCTTCGTTTGATAATCTCTTTTTGAAAAGCGAGGTAAATAAGTTTATCAAGGAGATGGCAGAAAATATGCCAGTAATTATTTCTACGCATAATAACACAATAGGAGGTTCTATAAAGCCTGATTACATTCTTTATACGGAAAAGAAGATTGAAGCAAATGGAGCGAATTTCAACATTTATAGTGGCTATCCAACAGCCAGAATTTTAAAGGATGTTAAAGGCAATACAATTGAAAACTACGAAATCACGTTGAACAGTTTAGAAGCTGGTGAACATGCATATTCAGAAAGGAAAGACATTTATGAAACACTTAAAAATTGA
- the mobV gene encoding MobV family relaxase yields the protein MRFQKGVKSRSAAIEHRIENAKLKREVGKNQVHAIRIMLSASPEAMERIEQEGRLDDWCEQSVEWMRETFGTENLVSAALHLDEKNPHIHATVVPIVTATRRKKKSEENVKKHYRKKTDGARLCADDIMTQAKLKNYQTSYTNAMQPFGLKRGVDGSEARHISTPEYYTEQYRKTENLKEDISLLVEQKEKVAEDLSKAKSELKQTTQKKDISNAGSNVARAIGSLFSTKDQQIIEKLNKQIIEKDKVIDTLKKTICANEIFIQTEKDKVDSAKEELRNFKQEIEH from the coding sequence TTGCGTTTCCAGAAGGGGGTAAAATCACGTTCAGCAGCCATTGAACACAGAATTGAAAATGCAAAACTCAAACGGGAAGTCGGAAAGAATCAAGTGCATGCCATCCGCATAATGCTATCTGCAAGTCCTGAAGCAATGGAAAGGATAGAGCAAGAAGGCAGACTTGATGATTGGTGTGAGCAGTCGGTGGAGTGGATGCGGGAAACCTTTGGCACAGAGAACCTTGTCTCTGCTGCTCTTCATTTAGATGAAAAAAATCCTCATATCCATGCTACGGTGGTTCCCATAGTAACAGCTACTCGTAGGAAGAAGAAATCAGAAGAGAATGTAAAGAAGCATTATCGCAAGAAAACAGATGGTGCCCGTTTGTGTGCAGATGATATTATGACACAAGCCAAACTAAAGAATTATCAGACATCCTATACCAATGCCATGCAGCCTTTTGGCTTAAAACGTGGTGTTGATGGTTCGGAAGCAAGACACATCTCTACTCCTGAGTATTACACCGAGCAATACCGAAAGACTGAAAACCTTAAGGAGGATATTTCTCTTTTGGTAGAGCAAAAGGAGAAGGTAGCAGAAGATTTATCAAAAGCAAAATCTGAACTGAAGCAGACCACGCAGAAAAAGGATATCAGCAATGCAGGTTCTAATGTAGCTCGTGCTATTGGTTCTCTTTTTTCAACGAAAGATCAACAGATAATAGAAAAGTTAAACAAACAAATTATTGAAAAAGACAAAGTTATAGACACTCTGAAAAAGACAATTTGTGCAAATGAAATTTTTATTCAAACAGAAAAAGATAAAGTAGATTCTGCTAAAGAGGAGTTGAGAAACTTTAAACAAGAAATAGAGCATTAG
- a CDS encoding DUF2238 domain-containing protein, with translation MIDKTKLTLVLLVVIVMVITCIHPIYPNEQTLQHIGTVLLLIPLTMDVFRKQLPMSAFVGIVAFTLLHVIGARYIYSYVPYKEWAVLLGLVDKGFFHDPRNHYDRLVHFSFGALMFPYFVYLCRKWVKQQSFVAVVMAWMMIQTGSLIYELFEWLLTIVMTAEEADYYNGQQGDMWDAQKDMALALVGSTGMFLIYAVRCLIRRSK, from the coding sequence ATGATAGATAAAACGAAACTGACGCTTGTTCTGTTGGTAGTGATTGTGATGGTCATTACTTGTATTCATCCAATCTATCCGAATGAGCAGACGCTGCAGCATATCGGTACTGTGCTGTTGCTGATACCGCTGACGATGGATGTCTTTAGAAAACAACTTCCAATGTCGGCATTTGTTGGTATCGTTGCTTTCACACTTCTTCATGTTATTGGCGCGCGTTATATTTATTCATACGTGCCTTATAAAGAGTGGGCTGTATTGTTAGGTTTGGTTGATAAAGGTTTCTTCCATGACCCACGTAATCATTATGATCGGTTAGTACATTTCTCTTTTGGTGCATTGATGTTTCCTTACTTCGTCTATCTTTGTAGGAAATGGGTAAAACAGCAATCGTTTGTTGCTGTTGTGATGGCATGGATGATGATTCAAACGGGTAGTTTAATTTACGAACTGTTTGAATGGTTACTGACGATAGTCATGACGGCAGAGGAAGCTGACTATTATAATGGCCAGCAAGGTGATATGTGGGATGCACAGAAGGATATGGCATTGGCACTGGTTGGCTCTACTGGAATGTTCCTGATATATGCGGTTCGCTGTCTTATTAGAAGAAGTAAGTAG
- a CDS encoding enoyl-ACP reductase FabI has product MSYNLLKGKRGIIFGALNEMSIAWKVAERAVEEGATITLSNTPIAVRMGTVNALSEKLNCEVIPADATNVEDLENVFKRSMEVLGGKIDFVLHSIGMSPNVRKHRTYDDLDYKMLDTTLDISAVSFHKMIQSAKKLDAINEYGSILALSYVAAQRTFYGYNDMADAKALLESIGRSFGYIYGREKHVRINTISQSPTMTTAGSGVKGMDKLFDFADRMSPLGNASADECADYCIVMFSDLTRKVTMQNLYHDGGFSNVGMSLRAMATYEKGLDEYKDENGNIIYG; this is encoded by the coding sequence ATGAGTTACAACTTATTAAAAGGTAAAAGAGGTATTATTTTTGGAGCCCTCAACGAGATGTCTATCGCATGGAAAGTTGCTGAAAGAGCAGTTGAGGAAGGTGCAACAATCACTTTGTCAAATACTCCTATCGCAGTAAGAATGGGTACAGTAAATGCACTGTCAGAGAAGTTAAACTGTGAGGTTATTCCAGCTGATGCAACTAACGTTGAGGATTTGGAGAACGTATTTAAGCGCTCAATGGAGGTTTTGGGTGGTAAGATCGACTTCGTTCTGCACTCTATCGGTATGTCACCAAACGTGCGTAAGCACCGTACATACGATGACTTGGACTACAAGATGCTTGATACAACACTTGATATCTCAGCCGTTTCATTCCACAAGATGATTCAGAGTGCTAAGAAACTTGATGCTATCAATGAGTATGGTTCAATCCTTGCACTCTCTTACGTAGCTGCTCAGCGTACCTTCTACGGTTACAATGATATGGCTGATGCTAAGGCATTGTTGGAGAGTATCGGTCGTAGCTTTGGTTATATTTATGGTCGTGAGAAGCACGTACGTATCAACACGATCTCTCAGTCACCTACAATGACAACTGCTGGTTCAGGTGTGAAGGGTATGGATAAGCTCTTCGACTTCGCTGATCGTATGTCTCCATTGGGCAATGCAAGTGCTGATGAGTGTGCTGACTATTGTATCGTAATGTTCTCTGACCTCACCCGTAAGGTGACAATGCAAAACCTCTACCACGATGGTGGTTTCTCAAATGTAGGTATGAGTCTCCGTGCTATGGCTACATACGAGAAGGGTCTCGATGAGTATAAGGACGAGAATGGTAACATTATCTACGGATAA
- a CDS encoding DUF559 domain-containing protein encodes MYIYETADEIEYKLLKANAIKNRQYATQAENLLWLYLKGKQSGYKFRRQHIIKQYIADFINLKYKLIVEIDGKYHFNDDQIIKDEERTHDLEQWGYTVIRFTNEEVFNHREEVIKKIKETIMAIDAHNTNQAGDAQLNTQTSSQTNSQSAIQPQQTGASPLSGGLRGAGAWAVDAACSGNPGPMEYQCVDLQTGTRVFHFGPVMGTNNIGEFLAIVHALALMEKQGIKDKVIYSDSYNAILWVNKKRCKTTLVRNANTEQLHQVISRAEHWLQTHKVTTPIIKWETKQWGEIPADFGRK; translated from the coding sequence ATGTACATCTATGAAACGGCTGATGAGATAGAGTATAAACTGCTGAAAGCAAATGCTATCAAGAACAGACAGTACGCTACACAAGCAGAAAACCTACTTTGGTTATACTTAAAAGGAAAACAAAGTGGTTACAAGTTTCGTAGACAACATATCATCAAACAATACATTGCCGACTTCATCAACCTTAAGTATAAACTTATTGTTGAAATTGATGGTAAATATCATTTTAATGATGATCAGATTATAAAGGATGAAGAACGGACTCATGACCTTGAGCAATGGGGTTATACTGTCATCCGATTCACTAATGAAGAAGTCTTCAACCATCGGGAAGAAGTTATCAAGAAGATTAAAGAAACCATAATGGCAATAGATGCACATAATACGAATCAAGCTGGTGATGCTCAGCTAAATACACAGACAAGTTCTCAAACAAACTCTCAGTCAGCTATCCAACCACAGCAGACTGGGGCTTCCCCCCTTTCGGGGGGACTGAGGGGGGCTGGTGCTTGGGCTGTTGACGCTGCTTGTTCTGGCAATCCAGGACCTATGGAGTATCAATGTGTTGACCTACAAACAGGGACGAGAGTATTCCATTTTGGTCCGGTAATGGGAACAAACAATATTGGTGAGTTCCTCGCTATTGTTCATGCTTTGGCACTGATGGAGAAGCAAGGTATCAAGGATAAAGTTATTTATAGTGACTCTTATAATGCTATCTTATGGGTGAATAAAAAACGTTGTAAGACCACACTCGTCCGCAATGCAAATACCGAACAACTTCATCAAGTCATTTCTCGCGCGGAACATTGGCTCCAAACGCATAAGGTTACAACACCTATTATAAAGTGGGAAACCAAACAATGGGGTGAGATTCCTGCCGACTTTGGTAGGAAGTAA
- the argS gene encoding arginine--tRNA ligase — MKIEEQITVAALAAVKELYGTEVPEKMIQLQKTRSDFEGNLTLVTFPLLKTSHKKPEDTAQDLGEYLKKNCKAVADFNVVKGFLNLVIAQAAWTGLLNDINADEKFGEKQVTDESPLVMIEYSSPNTNKPLHLGHVRNNLLGWSLAQIMEANGNKVVKTNIVNDRGIHICKSMLAWQKWGNGITPEQAGKKGDHLIGDFYVLFDKHYKEECKQLQEQYEKEGLTADEAKEKAEHEAPLIKEAHDMLVKWEANDPEIRGLWEMMNNWVYAGFDETYKALGVGFDKIYYESSTYLAGKKKVEEGLEKGLFIRKEDNSVWADLTNEGLDQKLLLRKDGTSVYMTQDIGTAEMRFNDYPIDKMIYVVGNEQNYHFQVLSILLDRLGFKWGKDLVHFSYGMVELPNGKMKSREGTVVDADDLVASMIENAKSLSEDKVNKLEGITEEEKNEIARIVGMGALKYFILKVDARKNMLFNPEESIDFNGNTGPFIQYTYARIRSILRKAEAQNITLPASLNDDAPLNEKEIALIQKLNDFGAAVAQAGIDYSPSGIANYCYELTKEFNQFYHDYSILNADTEAEKITRLVIAKNVAKVIKNGMALLGIEVPERM, encoded by the coding sequence ATGAAGATAGAAGAGCAAATTACCGTTGCTGCACTTGCAGCTGTCAAGGAATTGTACGGAACAGAAGTTCCTGAAAAGATGATTCAGCTGCAGAAGACACGCAGCGACTTCGAGGGTAACCTCACACTCGTCACCTTCCCACTGCTGAAGACTTCACATAAGAAGCCTGAAGATACGGCACAGGATTTAGGTGAATACCTGAAGAAGAACTGTAAGGCTGTAGCTGACTTCAATGTTGTAAAGGGCTTCCTCAACCTCGTTATTGCACAGGCAGCATGGACAGGTCTGTTGAATGATATCAATGCTGACGAGAAGTTCGGTGAGAAGCAAGTGACAGACGAGAGTCCATTGGTGATGATCGAATACTCTTCACCTAACACCAACAAGCCACTTCACCTCGGTCACGTTCGTAACAATCTCCTTGGTTGGTCATTGGCACAGATTATGGAAGCCAATGGTAACAAGGTTGTAAAGACGAATATCGTTAATGACCGTGGTATCCACATCTGTAAATCAATGCTGGCTTGGCAGAAATGGGGCAATGGTATCACACCAGAGCAGGCAGGAAAGAAAGGTGACCACTTGATTGGTGACTTCTACGTACTCTTCGACAAGCACTACAAAGAGGAGTGCAAGCAACTGCAGGAGCAGTATGAGAAAGAGGGATTGACAGCCGATGAGGCAAAAGAAAAGGCTGAACACGAAGCTCCACTGATTAAGGAAGCACACGACATGCTCGTGAAGTGGGAAGCTAACGACCCAGAGATTCGCGGTTTGTGGGAAATGATGAACAACTGGGTATATGCTGGTTTTGATGAGACTTACAAAGCGTTGGGCGTTGGTTTCGATAAAATTTACTACGAATCAAGCACTTATCTTGCTGGAAAGAAGAAGGTGGAAGAAGGACTTGAGAAGGGACTCTTCATCCGTAAGGAAGACAACTCAGTATGGGCTGACCTCACAAATGAGGGTTTGGACCAGAAACTTCTGCTACGTAAGGACGGCACATCGGTTTATATGACACAGGATATTGGTACTGCAGAGATGCGTTTCAATGACTACCCTATCGACAAGATGATTTATGTTGTTGGTAACGAGCAGAACTATCACTTCCAAGTTCTTTCTATCCTCTTGGATCGTTTAGGTTTCAAGTGGGGTAAAGACCTTGTACACTTCTCATATGGTATGGTAGAATTGCCAAACGGTAAGATGAAGAGTCGTGAGGGAACAGTGGTTGATGCAGACGATCTTGTTGCTTCAATGATTGAGAATGCGAAGAGTCTTAGCGAGGATAAAGTGAACAAGTTGGAAGGTATCACTGAGGAAGAGAAGAACGAGATTGCACGTATCGTGGGTATGGGTGCGCTGAAGTACTTCATCCTTAAAGTTGATGCGCGCAAGAATATGCTCTTCAACCCAGAGGAGTCTATCGACTTCAATGGTAACACGGGACCATTCATTCAGTACACTTACGCACGAATCCGCAGTATTCTCCGTAAGGCTGAAGCCCAGAACATAACCTTGCCTGCATCACTCAATGACGATGCTCCACTGAACGAGAAGGAGATTGCACTCATCCAAAAACTCAACGACTTTGGTGCTGCTGTCGCTCAAGCTGGTATTGACTATAGCCCAAGCGGTATTGCTAACTACTGCTATGAGCTGACAAAGGAGTTCAACCAGTTCTATCATGACTACAGCATCCTCAACGCTGACACCGAAGCAGAGAAGATTACCCGCCTTGTGATTGCCAAGAATGTGGCTAAGGTCATCAAGAACGGTATGGCATTGCTCGGTATTGAAGTGCCTGAGAGGATGTAA